The following are encoded together in the Plasmodium brasilianum strain Bolivian I chromosome 10, whole genome shotgun sequence genome:
- a CDS encoding Hsc70-interacting protein: MMDDKKIEELKKFVSICEEDPSILLKPEFSFFKEFIESFGGKVRKDKEYYENIPSEDSTEEKSDAADKEDLDEEEEEEVEEEEEEGGEDIMKEETTECPPLAPIIEGELSEETIEEISKLKSEAVNLVQEDKLEEALEKYNKIISFGNPSAMIYTKRASILLSLKRPKACIRDCTEALNLNIDSANAYKIRAKAYRHLGKWECAHADIEQGQKIDYDEDLWEMQKLIEEKYKKIYEKRRYKINKEEDKKRKKREKELKKRLAAKKKAAEKAYKKENSKRENYDSDSSDSSYSQPDFSGDFGGGMPGGFPGGMPGGMPGGMPGGMPGGMPGGMPGGMPGGMPGGMPGGFPGGMPGGMPGGMPSGFPGGMPDLNSPEMKELFNNPQFFQMMQNMMSNPELLSKYANDPKYKNIFENLKNSDLGNMMGKSKPNGKN; this comes from the coding sequence TTGAGGAGTTGAAGAAATTCGTTTCTATATGTGAGGAAGACCCAAGCATTTTGTTAAAACcagaattttctttttttaaggaATTCATTGAAAGCTTCGGTGGAAAAGTAAGAAAGGATAAAGagtattatgaaaatattccAAGTGAAGATAGTACAGAAGAAAAATCGGATGCAGCTGATAAGGAGGACTTAgatgaagaagaggaagaagaagtagaagaggaagaggaagaaggAGGTGAAGATATAATGAAAGAGGAAACGACTGAATGCCCCCCATTAGCTCCTATTATAGAAGGAGAATTATCAGAAGAAACGATAGAAGAGATTAGTAAATTAAAATCAGAAGCAGTAAATTTAGTTCAAGAAGATAAATTAGAGGAGgcattagaaaaatataataaaataatttctttcgGAAATCCATCAGCTATGATATATACTAAACGTGCATCCATTTTGTTAAGTTTAAAAAGACCAAAAGCTTGTATTAGAGATTGTACGGAAgctttaaatttaaatattgatAGCGCTAATGCATATAAAATTAGAGCTAAAGCATATAGACATTTAGGCAAATGGGAATGTGCTCATGCAGATATCGAACAAGGACAAAAAATTGATTATGATGAAGATTTATGGGaaatgcaaaaattaattgaagagaaatataaaaaaatttatgaaaagagaagatacaaaataaacaaagaagaagataaaaaaaggaaaaaaagagaaaaagaattaaaaaaaaggctaGCTGCTAAGAAAAAAGCTGCAGAAAAggcatataaaaaagaaaatagtaaaagggaaaattatGACTCAGATTCCTCGGATTCTTCCTACAGTCAACCGGATTTTTCTGGTGATTTTGGAGGAGGTATGCCCGGTGGATTTCCAGGTGGAATGCCCGGCGGAATGCCAGGCGGAATGCCAGGCGGAATGCCAGGCGGAATGCCAGGCGGAATGCCAGGTGGAATGCCAGGTGGTATGCCAGGTGGTATGCCAGGTGGATTTCCAGGTGGAATGCCCGGAGGAATGCCCGGAGGAATGCCGAGTGGATTTCCAGGCGGAATGCCCGACTTAAATTCTCCTGAAATGAAAGAACTATTTAATAATCCTCAGTTTTTCCAAATGATGCAAAATATGATGAGTAACCCGGAGTTATTGTCCAAATATGCCAATGACCCAAAATATAAGAacatatttgaaaatttaaaaaat